In a single window of the Streptomyces sp. NBC_00094 genome:
- a CDS encoding carboxymuconolactone decarboxylase family protein: MIIDIPEGQEPIGYVWGDMVPEIGTAAAAFSLSVYAHTTLGLREFEAARLRIAQINGCGFCLDWRTERDGVKVEDGFDEVVAAWRKTEVSEAFDERTRLAAEYAERYALDHHGLDEEFWARMTARYSQAEIVELSMSIGSWLAFGRLNRVLGLDTVCVLPTQ; this comes from the coding sequence ATGATCATCGACATCCCCGAGGGCCAGGAGCCGATCGGGTACGTGTGGGGCGACATGGTCCCGGAGATCGGGACGGCGGCGGCGGCCTTCTCGCTGTCCGTGTACGCCCATACGACCCTGGGGCTGCGCGAGTTCGAGGCGGCCCGGCTGCGGATCGCGCAGATCAACGGCTGCGGCTTCTGTCTGGACTGGCGCACCGAACGGGACGGCGTGAAGGTCGAGGACGGTTTCGACGAGGTCGTCGCCGCCTGGCGGAAGACGGAGGTGTCGGAGGCCTTCGACGAGCGGACCCGGCTCGCGGCCGAGTACGCGGAGCGGTACGCGCTGGACCACCACGGCCTGGACGAGGAGTTCTGGGCGCGGATGACGGCACGGTACAGCCAGGCGGAGATCGTGGAGCTCTCGATGAGCATCGGCTCGTGGCTGGCGTTCGGGCGGCTCAACCGGGTGCTCGGTCTCGACACGGTGTGCGTGCTGCCGACGCAGTAG
- a CDS encoding dihydrodipicolinate reductase gives MIRTVVWGTGNVGRAAIRAVDAHPGLELAAVLVSDPAKVGRDAGRLAGLGCDLGVVAVDDVGAVLDGRPGAVVYAASGDTRPDGALADVARAVAAGAVVVTPALYPLYDQRNAPPEFRDPVLAAVAEGGGSLFVSGVDPGWGNDVLPLLVSGLAATVDVIRCQEIFDYSTYEQEESVRELVGMGRPMEYEPPMLWPSVPTMIWGGQVRLMARALGAELDEIRETMERRPLETTVKTRTMGVFEAGTQGAIRFEVQGIVGGEPRIVIEHVTRIHPSCAPDWPVPPDGAGAHRVIVEGSPRIEVTVAATDEGENRSAGGNATAVGRLVGAIDWLVAAEPGLYDALDVPLTPAVGKLGRRPR, from the coding sequence ATGATTCGGACAGTGGTGTGGGGTACCGGAAATGTCGGGCGCGCGGCCATCCGTGCCGTGGACGCCCATCCAGGCCTCGAACTCGCGGCTGTGCTGGTGTCCGACCCGGCCAAGGTCGGCCGGGACGCGGGCCGGCTCGCCGGGCTCGGGTGCGACCTCGGGGTGGTGGCCGTCGACGACGTCGGCGCGGTGCTCGACGGGCGGCCGGGGGCGGTGGTGTACGCGGCCTCCGGCGACACCCGGCCCGACGGGGCGCTCGCCGACGTGGCCCGGGCGGTGGCGGCCGGCGCGGTGGTGGTCACCCCCGCGCTCTATCCGCTGTACGACCAGCGCAACGCGCCGCCCGAGTTCCGGGATCCCGTGCTCGCGGCGGTCGCCGAGGGAGGCGGCTCGCTCTTCGTGTCGGGTGTGGATCCCGGCTGGGGCAACGACGTGCTCCCGCTGCTCGTGAGCGGGCTCGCCGCCACGGTGGACGTGATCCGCTGTCAGGAGATCTTCGACTACTCGACGTACGAGCAGGAGGAGTCGGTCCGGGAGCTGGTGGGGATGGGCCGGCCGATGGAGTACGAACCGCCGATGCTGTGGCCCTCGGTCCCGACCATGATCTGGGGCGGGCAGGTGCGGTTGATGGCACGCGCCCTGGGGGCCGAGCTCGACGAGATCCGCGAGACGATGGAGCGCCGCCCGCTGGAGACCACCGTGAAGACGCGGACCATGGGCGTCTTCGAGGCGGGGACGCAGGGCGCGATCCGCTTCGAGGTGCAGGGGATCGTCGGCGGCGAGCCCCGGATCGTCATCGAGCACGTCACCCGCATCCACCCCTCGTGCGCGCCGGACTGGCCGGTGCCGCCGGACGGGGCGGGCGCGCACCGGGTGATCGTCGAGGGCAGTCCGCGGATCGAGGTGACGGTGGCGGCGACCGACGAGGGCGAGAACCGCTCGGCGGGCGGGAACGCCACGGCCGTGGGCCGGCTCGTCGGGGCGATCGACTGGCTGGTCGCGGCGGAGCCGGGACTGTACGACGCGTTGGACGTACCGCTGACGCCGGCGGTCGGGAAGCTCGGAAGGAGACCACGATGA
- a CDS encoding YncE family protein, with translation MTKFRRASRSARVLVPGAVAVALLAGCAQGSGGAATSSREGASSTAGSSVTVTPVPDGSSPDAPARPAAPGTLLVTDFGSDTVTFVDPGRGATGSVKVGTAPYGLVLGADGRAWVATAEGVAVVDTARRERLALIPYRTGTGPVTTGEYRGGGMGIALSPDGRRVYVGVNVPGGNGTLEVVDTVALRVTDTVPVGRRPFDVDVSRDGSEVYVTNHDSFDVTVVTAGSLAPRRVEVAPYGTEGGLGSWLKPHYAAVRPSDGSLLLPFEGERLVVVDPWTGRTTIEPMTANTHQHGAVATADGTLLTVGTGPIDPDEDEGPSLTVRTPDGAERIHPLEGPHENVAVSRDGRTAYVTGGFTRDGYWDGLTVVDLDSGDTRRLPAGSRPLGIVVL, from the coding sequence ATGACGAAGTTCCGCCGCGCGTCCCGATCCGCCCGGGTCCTCGTGCCCGGAGCGGTGGCCGTCGCCCTGCTCGCGGGCTGCGCGCAGGGATCCGGCGGAGCCGCGACCTCCTCGCGGGAGGGCGCCTCGTCCACCGCCGGGTCCTCCGTCACCGTCACGCCGGTCCCGGACGGGTCCTCGCCCGACGCACCGGCCCGTCCGGCTGCTCCGGGCACGCTGCTCGTGACCGACTTCGGCTCCGACACGGTCACCTTCGTCGACCCCGGACGCGGGGCCACCGGCTCCGTGAAGGTCGGCACCGCTCCGTACGGTCTCGTCCTCGGCGCCGACGGGCGGGCCTGGGTCGCGACGGCCGAGGGCGTGGCGGTCGTGGACACGGCCCGCCGGGAGCGGCTGGCCCTCATCCCGTACCGGACGGGAACGGGTCCCGTGACCACCGGCGAGTACCGGGGCGGCGGCATGGGGATCGCGCTCTCGCCGGACGGGCGGCGGGTGTACGTCGGGGTCAACGTTCCCGGCGGGAACGGCACGCTGGAGGTCGTCGACACGGTGGCCCTGCGGGTGACGGACACGGTGCCGGTGGGCCGGCGCCCCTTCGACGTGGACGTGTCGCGGGACGGCTCGGAGGTGTACGTGACGAACCACGACTCCTTCGACGTCACCGTGGTCACGGCGGGTTCACTGGCCCCGCGGCGCGTGGAGGTCGCCCCGTACGGGACGGAAGGCGGGCTCGGTTCGTGGCTCAAGCCGCACTACGCGGCCGTACGGCCCTCCGACGGGAGTCTGCTGCTGCCCTTCGAGGGCGAGCGGCTCGTGGTCGTCGATCCCTGGACGGGCCGGACGACGATCGAGCCGATGACGGCGAACACGCACCAGCACGGTGCGGTGGCGACCGCCGACGGGACGCTCCTGACCGTGGGCACCGGACCGATCGACCCGGACGAGGACGAGGGGCCCTCGCTCACCGTGCGCACGCCCGACGGGGCCGAGCGGATCCACCCGCTGGAGGGGCCCCACGAGAATGTCGCCGTGTCCCGGGACGGGCGCACGGCCTATGTGACGGGTGGGTTCACCCGGGACGGGTACTGGGACGGGCTGACCGTCGTCGACCTCGACTCGGGCGACACCCGCCGGCTCCCGGCGGGCTCCCGGCCGCTGGGGATCGTGGTCCTCTGA
- a CDS encoding NAD(P)/FAD-dependent oxidoreductase, with protein MTRPRILVVGAGFAGVACVRRLERRLTDREALITLLSPFSYQLYLPLLPQVASGVLTPQSVALSLRRSERHRTRIVPGGAVGVDTAAKVCVVRTISGEFVTEPYDHLVLAPGSVTRSFDIPGLAEHARGMKTLAEAVYIRDHVIAQLDLADASNDEAERAARLCFVVVGGGYAGTETAACLQLLTHNAVKRYPRIDPRLIKWHLVDIAPKLMPELGDKLGTAAMDILTGRGIEVSLGVSVASVDDDAVTLTDGRVLPSRTLIWTAGVAASPLIATLGAETVRGRLAVTPEMGVPGLDGVWGLGDAAAVPDVAKGEEGAICPPTAQHAMRQGKALADNVVATLRGERTQPYVHKDLGLVVDLGGMDGVSKPLGVELHGMPAQAVARAYHWSALRTNVAKTRVMTNWLLNAVAGDDFVRTGFLASKSGTLRDFEYTDVYLTPEQVRLHTASFRGGAVGAG; from the coding sequence GTGACTCGACCGAGGATTCTCGTGGTGGGCGCCGGATTCGCCGGAGTGGCCTGCGTGCGGCGGCTCGAACGGCGGCTGACGGACCGGGAGGCGCTGATCACGCTCCTGTCACCGTTCTCGTACCAGCTGTACCTGCCGCTGCTCCCCCAGGTCGCTTCGGGCGTGCTCACCCCCCAGTCGGTCGCGTTGTCCCTGCGGCGCAGCGAGCGGCACCGGACGCGGATCGTGCCGGGCGGGGCGGTCGGAGTGGACACGGCGGCGAAGGTCTGCGTGGTCCGGACGATCTCCGGCGAGTTCGTGACGGAGCCGTACGACCATCTCGTACTGGCGCCCGGCAGTGTGACCCGCAGCTTCGACATCCCCGGTCTCGCCGAGCACGCGCGGGGGATGAAGACGCTCGCGGAGGCCGTGTACATCCGGGACCATGTCATCGCCCAGCTGGACCTCGCGGACGCGAGCAACGACGAGGCGGAGCGGGCCGCGCGGCTGTGCTTCGTGGTGGTCGGCGGCGGTTACGCGGGCACGGAGACGGCCGCCTGCCTGCAGCTCCTCACGCACAACGCGGTGAAGCGGTACCCACGGATCGATCCCCGGCTCATCAAGTGGCATCTGGTGGACATCGCGCCGAAGCTCATGCCCGAGCTGGGCGACAAGCTCGGCACCGCGGCGATGGACATCCTGACCGGCCGGGGCATCGAGGTGTCGCTCGGTGTGTCGGTGGCCTCGGTCGACGACGACGCGGTGACCCTCACGGACGGGCGGGTGCTGCCGAGCCGGACGTTGATCTGGACGGCCGGGGTGGCGGCGAGCCCGCTGATCGCCACGCTCGGCGCGGAGACCGTCCGGGGCAGGCTCGCCGTCACCCCCGAGATGGGCGTACCCGGGCTCGACGGGGTGTGGGGCCTCGGCGACGCGGCGGCGGTGCCGGATGTCGCCAAGGGCGAGGAGGGGGCGATCTGCCCGCCGACCGCGCAGCACGCGATGCGGCAGGGCAAGGCGCTCGCCGACAACGTGGTGGCGACGCTGCGCGGCGAGCGCACCCAGCCGTACGTCCACAAGGACCTGGGGCTCGTGGTCGACCTCGGCGGGATGGACGGGGTGTCGAAGCCGCTCGGCGTGGAGCTGCACGGGATGCCGGCGCAGGCGGTGGCCCGCGCCTATCACTGGTCCGCGCTCCGGACGAACGTGGCGAAGACCCGGGTGATGACGAACTGGCTGCTCAACGCCGTCGCCGGGGACGACTTCGTGCGGACCGGGTTCCTGGCCTCGAAGTCGGGGACGCTGCGGGACTTCGAGTACACGGACGTGTATCTGACGCCGGAGCAGGTACGGCTCCACACCGCCTCGTTCCGCGGCGGGGCGGTCGGCGCCGGCTGA